The proteins below come from a single Salinilacihabitans rarus genomic window:
- a CDS encoding GNAT family N-acetyltransferase, whose product MATERSQPGDDAAEATTETESERADVDAGDDPYVIRPYEARDREGFLDLYDLVLGDRNDEWFRWKYEENPYADHVPIVLATFEGEVVGTKPCFALELRAGDRRLRGFQPADVMVHPDHRRRGLYSRTTERMKERYRDRDPSLFFNFPNEATLNGSLKHGWRIVEEVPTFYRVQHPDALIGDGADDRLRLLAKLSRGPMGLYLRGREATAPRTSGVTVERFDDVPVGVFVDLYERSVPPTLHANRNETFYGWRFENPKWEYDAYVARRGGEPIAGVIAGTQVRDGALVTCLTDVVPLAEADGRREGLVAIVERIVEDERDADLLAASGRAVPRDLLARFGFRSDESPPLSEFTVRTTQVTYPIAADDGHEWTVADRAIADPRNWTVTFAEQDTR is encoded by the coding sequence ATGGCCACCGAACGCTCACAGCCCGGCGACGACGCGGCGGAGGCGACGACCGAGACCGAAAGCGAGCGCGCGGACGTAGACGCCGGGGACGACCCCTACGTGATCCGGCCCTACGAGGCCCGCGACCGGGAGGGCTTTCTCGACCTGTACGACCTCGTGCTCGGCGACCGGAACGACGAGTGGTTCCGCTGGAAGTACGAGGAGAACCCCTACGCGGACCACGTCCCCATCGTGCTCGCGACGTTCGAGGGCGAGGTCGTCGGGACGAAGCCCTGCTTCGCCCTCGAGTTGCGCGCTGGCGACCGGAGGCTGCGGGGGTTCCAGCCGGCGGACGTCATGGTCCACCCCGACCATCGCCGGCGGGGACTGTACTCGCGGACCACCGAGCGGATGAAAGAACGGTACCGCGACCGCGACCCGTCGCTGTTCTTCAACTTCCCGAACGAGGCCACGCTCAACGGCAGCCTCAAACACGGCTGGCGGATCGTCGAGGAGGTGCCGACGTTCTACCGCGTCCAGCACCCCGACGCCCTGATCGGCGACGGCGCGGACGACCGCCTGCGGCTACTGGCGAAACTCTCGCGGGGGCCGATGGGACTGTACCTGCGCGGGCGCGAGGCGACCGCTCCCCGGACGAGCGGCGTCACCGTCGAGCGGTTCGACGACGTCCCGGTCGGCGTCTTCGTCGACCTCTACGAGCGGTCGGTCCCGCCGACGCTCCACGCGAACCGGAACGAGACGTTCTACGGCTGGCGGTTCGAGAACCCGAAGTGGGAGTACGACGCCTACGTCGCACGCCGCGGCGGCGAACCGATCGCTGGGGTGATCGCCGGGACGCAGGTCCGCGACGGGGCCCTCGTGACGTGTCTCACCGACGTCGTCCCGCTCGCCGAGGCGGACGGCAGGCGCGAGGGACTGGTCGCGATCGTCGAGCGGATCGTCGAGGACGAACGCGACGCCGACCTGCTCGCGGCGAGCGGCCGGGCGGTCCCGCGGGACCTCCTCGCGCGGTTCGGCTTCCGGTCGGACGAGTCGCCGCCGCTGTCGGAGTTCACCGTCCGAACGACCCAGGTGACCTACCCGATCGCCGCCGACGACGGCCACGAGTGGACCGTCGCCGACCGGGCCATCGCGGACCCGCGGAACTGGACCGTCACGTTCGCCGAACAGGACACCCGCTGA